One Sparus aurata chromosome 5, fSpaAur1.1, whole genome shotgun sequence genomic window carries:
- the LOC115580972 gene encoding somatomedin-B and thrombospondin type-1 domain-containing protein isoform X1, whose protein sequence is MGARGWSSARLGLVVCGYFALFCGEIFPQAEAGCRERESPNCCTGRNNECFEYTKRKTVCYCDTYCQKTGDCCEDYKRVCQISAAIDCVVGSWGPWSSCTSPCGVGSTERSRQVSVPPRNGGMPCPDLKQRRGCFGNNAICSTAKEVAKILPDSFKRNFKDPWRRPHMLMKEEKASYCVYLRVKQASAACKFKLWSAHLVRERLVCAECQSDAMSKSDRCGGDGLESTRTFWAAASVPGCHGSWVRESSSEGCRCPPYSVLFV, encoded by the exons ATGGGAGCGCGTGGATGGAGCTCAGCGCGCCTAGGGCTCGTCGTTTGTGGATATTTTGCGCTTTTCTGTGGGGAGATTTTTCCACAGGCCGAGGCGGGCTGccgggagagagagagcccgAACTGCTGCACCGGCCGGAACAACGAATGTTTTGAGTACACCAAGAGAAAAACGGTGTGCTACTGTGACACCTACTGTCAGAAAACCGGAGACTGCTGCGAGGACTACAAGCGTGTGTGCCAAATATCTG CAGCCATTGACTGTGTGGTGGGATCCTGGGGTCCATGGTCATCGTGCACATCTCCATGTGGAGTTGGCAGCACAGAAAGGAGTCGCCAGGTGTCTGTGCCCCCTAGAAATGGAGGCATGCCCTGTCCTGACCTCAAACAGCGACGAGGATGCTTTGGAAACAACGCCATATGCAGCACTGCGAAAG AGGTGGCAAAGATCCTGCCTGATTCTTTCAAGAGGAATTTCAAGGACCCGTGGAGGCGACCACACATGctgatgaaggaggagaaggcCAG TTACTGTGTGTACCTGCGGGTGAAACAGGCCAGTGCAGCATGTAAATTCAAACTGTGGAGCGCTCATCTGGTGAGAGAGAGGCTGGTCTGTGCAGAGTGTCAGAGCGATGCCATGTCAAAGTCAGACCGCTGCGGAGGCGACGGCCTGGAGAGCACCAG AACATTCTGGGCAGCGGCTTCAGTCCCGGGCTGCCATGGTTCCTGGGTGCGGGAGTCGTCCTCTGAGGGCTGCCGGTGTCCTCCCTACTCTGTGCTCTTCGTGTGA
- the snap29 gene encoding synaptosomal-associated protein 29 — MAYPKSHNPFADDDDEEDFKPKSRGFDDDPNDSGMSDAERRQRYLQQEVMRTAQSAVDSSYRSLSLIHESEKMGVETAEELMRQGEVLKRTDKMLDNMDQDLKTSQKHITSIKSVWGGLVNYFKGKPETKPPPEQPNSYEASDRLQSALSNSRGHEDRYQASHPNLRKLDTGGFGASASLDDSSSSQNGYPKNKHLKEAHQTLDNNLDDMCSGLSRLKSLGLGLQSEIDSQDDSIDALLNKADKMDLKIHNTNQQIKNLK, encoded by the exons ATGGCCTACCCTAAATCCCACAACCCATTTGCAGATGATGACGATGAGGAagattttaagcctaaaagtagggGGTTTGATGATGACCCCAATGATAGTGGAATGAGTGAcgcagagaggaggcagaggtaCCTCCAGCAGGAAGTGATGCGTACAGCCCAGTCTGCTGTGGACAGCAGTTACCGTTCGCTTAGCCTCATTCATGAATCAGAGAAGATGGGCGTGGAAACTGCTGAG GAGCTGATGCGACAGGGGGAGGTTCTGAAGAGGACGGACAAGATGTTGGACAACATGGATCAGGATCTGAAGACCAGCCAGAAGCACATTACCAGTATCAAGAGTGTGTGGGGTGGTCTTGTCAATTACTTCAAGGGCAAGCCAGAGACAAAACCACCACCTGAGCAGCCAAACTCATATGAGGCCAGTGACAG ATTACAGAGCGCCCTGTCCAACAGCAGAGGACATGAAGATAGGTACCAAGCCAGCCACCCCAACCTTAGAAAGTTGGATACAGGAG GATTTGGAGCCTCTGCGTCATTAGATGACAGCTCATCTAGCCAGAATGGATACCCTAAGAACAAACACCTGAAGGAGGCTCACCAGACCCTGGACAACAacttag ATGATATGTGCAGTGGCTTGAGCAGACTGAAGAGCCTCGGTCTCGGTCTCCAGTCTGAGATTGACAGCCAGGACGACTCTATTGATGCTCTGCTGAACAAAGCGGACAAGATGGATTTGAAGATCCACAACACAAACCAACAGATTAAGAacctcaaataa
- the serpind1 gene encoding heparin cofactor 2 has protein sequence MWVITIISVACLMVSPSLAGIKELSSHFSDPQPDPRGFEGDALDMEAIPLEFHKENTVTNDLIFDGFEDEDYIDFDKILALGSDDYIEGDEIDEIATPAPDIDIFAEPSDPKIRRARLLRLFHGRTRLQRLNIVNARFGFNLYRSLRNDVNQTDNILLAPAGISIAMGMMSLGAGPGTHDQLYKALGFAEFVNASHHYDNTTVHKLFRKLTHRLFRRNFGYTLRSVNDVYVKKDISVKDAFRAETKAFYFAEPQSVDFSDPAFLGKANRRILKLTKGLIREPLKSVDPNMVLMLLNYLYFKGAWEQKFPKEMTHYRNFRVNEKTNVRVPMMSNKGNYLAAADHELDCDILQLPYTGNISMLIALPRKMTGMRTLEQEISPTVVNKWLKNMTNRTREVVLPRFKLEQNYDLIANMKEMGLIDLFQESGDFSGMTSEEVSMNWLKHQGTITVNEEGTEAAALTQVGFMPLSSQIRFTVDHPFLFLIYEHRTDCLVFMGRVVNPAQN, from the exons TGGGTCATCACCATCATCTCTGTGGCCTGTCTGATGGTCAGTCCATCTCTGGCTGGGATCAAAGAGCTCAGCTCGCACTTCAGTGACCCTCAACCAGACCCCAGAGGCTTTGAAGGGGATGCATTGGATATGGAGGCCATCCCCCTCGAGTtccacaaagaaaacacagtcacTAACGACCTTATTTTTGATGGTTTTGAGGATGAAGATTATATTGATTTTGATAAGATCCTGGCTCTAGGCAGTGATGATTACAT TGAAGGGGATGAGATTGATGAGATTGCCACACCAGCACCAGACATTGACATTTTTGCCGAACCATCCGACCCGAAAATTCGTCGCGCCAGACTCCTGCGGCTGTTCCACGGTCGGACTCGCCTCCAACGCCTTAACATTGTCAATGCCCGTTTTGGCTTTAACCTCTATCGAAGTCTTCGTAATGACGTCAACCAGACTGACAACATCCTGCTGGCACCTGCTGGGATCTCCATCGCTATGGGGATGATGTCTTTGGGGGCAGGCCCTGGAACCCACGATCAGCTCTACAAAGCTCTGGGATTCGCCGAGTTTGTTAATGCTAGCCATCACtatgacaacacaacagtgcACAAGCTCTTCAGGAAGCTGACGCACAGGCTCTTCAGGAGGAACTTTGGTTACACACTACGCTCTGTAAACGATGTCTATGTAAAGAAGGATATCTCGGTGAAAGATGCTTTCcgtgcagagacaaaggctttttattttgcagAGCCACAGTCAGTGGACTTCAGTGACCCTGCCTTTCTAGGAAAGGCCAACCGTCGCATCCTGAAGCTGACCAAAGGTTTGATCAGGGAACCACTCAAGAGTGTCGACCCAAATATGGTGTTGATGCTGCTCAACTACCTGTACTTCAAAG GTGCATGGGAACAGAAATTTCCCAAAGAAATGACTCACTATCGCAACTTCCGAgtaaatgaaaagacaaatgtaCGTGTGCCCATGATGTCAAACAAGGGTAACTACCTGGCTGCAGCCGACCATGAACTAGACTGTGACATCCTACAG CTCCCATACACAGGAAACATCAGCATGCTCATTGCCTTGCCACGGAAGATGACTGGCATGAGGACTTTGGAGCAGGAGATCTCGCCTACTGTTGTAAACAAATGGCTCAAAAACATGACGAACAG GACCCGAGAGGTGGTGTTACCCCGGTTTAAACTGGAGCAGAACTACGACTTGATTGCAAACATGAAGGAGATGGGCCTCATTGACTTGTTCCAGGAGAGTGGAGATTTCTCTGGAATGACCTCAGAAGAAGTTTCCATGAACTGG CTGAAGCACCAGGGAACCATCACTGTGAATGAGGAGGGGACAGAGGCTGCTGCTCTGACCCAGGTTGGCTTCATGCCCCTCTCCTCACAGATCCGCTTCACTGTGGACCATCCCTTCCTCTTTCTGATCTACGAGCACCGCACAGACTGCCTTGTGTTCATGGGCAGAGTGGTCAATCCTGCACAGAATTAA
- the LOC115580972 gene encoding somatomedin-B and thrombospondin type-1 domain-containing protein isoform X2, whose protein sequence is MGARGWSSARLGLVVCGYFALFCGEIFPQAEAGCRERESPNCCTGRNNECFEYTKRKTVCYCDTYCQKTGDCCEDYKRVCQISAIDCVVGSWGPWSSCTSPCGVGSTERSRQVSVPPRNGGMPCPDLKQRRGCFGNNAICSTAKEVAKILPDSFKRNFKDPWRRPHMLMKEEKASYCVYLRVKQASAACKFKLWSAHLVRERLVCAECQSDAMSKSDRCGGDGLESTRTFWAAASVPGCHGSWVRESSSEGCRCPPYSVLFV, encoded by the exons ATGGGAGCGCGTGGATGGAGCTCAGCGCGCCTAGGGCTCGTCGTTTGTGGATATTTTGCGCTTTTCTGTGGGGAGATTTTTCCACAGGCCGAGGCGGGCTGccgggagagagagagcccgAACTGCTGCACCGGCCGGAACAACGAATGTTTTGAGTACACCAAGAGAAAAACGGTGTGCTACTGTGACACCTACTGTCAGAAAACCGGAGACTGCTGCGAGGACTACAAGCGTGTGTGCCAAATATCTG CCATTGACTGTGTGGTGGGATCCTGGGGTCCATGGTCATCGTGCACATCTCCATGTGGAGTTGGCAGCACAGAAAGGAGTCGCCAGGTGTCTGTGCCCCCTAGAAATGGAGGCATGCCCTGTCCTGACCTCAAACAGCGACGAGGATGCTTTGGAAACAACGCCATATGCAGCACTGCGAAAG AGGTGGCAAAGATCCTGCCTGATTCTTTCAAGAGGAATTTCAAGGACCCGTGGAGGCGACCACACATGctgatgaaggaggagaaggcCAG TTACTGTGTGTACCTGCGGGTGAAACAGGCCAGTGCAGCATGTAAATTCAAACTGTGGAGCGCTCATCTGGTGAGAGAGAGGCTGGTCTGTGCAGAGTGTCAGAGCGATGCCATGTCAAAGTCAGACCGCTGCGGAGGCGACGGCCTGGAGAGCACCAG AACATTCTGGGCAGCGGCTTCAGTCCCGGGCTGCCATGGTTCCTGGGTGCGGGAGTCGTCCTCTGAGGGCTGCCGGTGTCCTCCCTACTCTGTGCTCTTCGTGTGA